The Apium graveolens cultivar Ventura chromosome 6, ASM990537v1, whole genome shotgun sequence genome contains a region encoding:
- the LOC141664756 gene encoding uncharacterized protein LOC141664756, which yields MIVEEFDPGTAGPTQVKELTAEVAADPSTHGDRELPKQPALKPKCLFPPPEVPPEDQSLSLKGTLQRDGKRKTVSDQHFRAKLERKREIHRLRREPQQTTVQNEEQDDEFYDEDDTEYEYEPSAESTYSQPRDRRQRTVSSAEVSRQTESIESISHEEFAKMQEEIAQMLTLMRNQAGFETVSESPLSLVLEKARIDMTLKTPTLDHFDGSSDPLAFLNTFDGRMAFFGHSEVARCQFFSTCLQGTTLRWYNNLPPRSIDSWAALKSKFQARFSSNYKGIKVTASLMTMHQRSGESLRSFLTRFREEIAEIPDLIEQMAVNFLTTGIDKSRHGLLLEEIFEKRPKTLQAEFQIIEHRMMLQEAVSCIQSPKRSSRYERRRNYSPRSSARDRCQERRRSPPGHTVEHQPRDRRERDWQPRSRPEKEFTKLNTEKMTILAVLKTEPDYRPPRPMKPGHPPSSRYCDYHEDTGHTTEQCFQLSNLIEGKIRRGQLVHYVQREDSPRRHRRVEEDRVIDVIFGGVAAGGLSYNSRKSYAREVFNVNPPTSKRTRANSSPVISFSDDDYRPGLIEVHQDALVITTRVGNNMVKKMLVDNGSSVDVLYHHAFSRMDLGDRRLENARTPLYGFTGNEVHVVGTVDMPVLFGSPAILGRTTITALRAITSISHLKMKFPTDFGVGEMVGDQATARQCYLTTVSPRKRTDEELEVNQVLAIDPRELIDKSTSNSCSPLEETEDIEVFEGNSNKTTRIGKNLSSDLKKEITNLIREFSDIFVWVPKDMPGIPEAVARHSLHINKDTRPVRQKQRIFSAEERAAIDQEVERLLDAGFIEPVQFPTWISNVVLVKKSNGKWRMCIDYSDVNRACPKDFYPLPNIDQLIDATAGNELLSFMDAFSGYNQIKMDSHDWQQTAFITHRGVFGYKVMSFGLINAGATFQQTMDKLFSSQIGRNMLIYVDDMITKSKVASDHVTDLRETFTNIRANNMRLNPAKCSFGLTASKFLGFLVTQKGIEADPAQAKAILEMSKPRSIKDLQKLTGCIAALRRFIPQSSKRCLPFFSAMKKASKSSQFEWNEDCEKNFMKLKIFLKNPPVLTRPLTGEPLRVYLSASDETVATVLVRVDEGKNIPVYYISHSLRDAETRYPQVEKLVYALVVASRKLRHYFQAREIHVLTNLPLKRILHKPDITGRLAAWTIELSQFYIEYKPRTAIKAQVLSDFVTECQFKSKAHKPEDDQSRLWLLFIDGSSTSNSEGAGVILISPEGFKIQQALKFGFSATNNVAEYEVLIAGLKLASDLEAEVIDIFGDSQLVSKQISGEFKTHNERMARYLTRTQELLNKFSSWKMSNVDREENQWADSLAKLASSNLPTNLSPTYVDVLETPSIDEVSVNQIQARLDWRQPFLEYIIDNKLPEHKTESRTLIFKARNYCVVGSVLYRRALSEPLLCCLSPEEALQAIVEIHTGICGEHLGGKTLALKIIRQGLFWPTIRKDCEDYVKKCQACQLHGNVNRRPTTELNSILSPCPFFQWGIDIVGPFPKSKNQCQYIIVAVDYATKWVEAKPLAKI from the coding sequence GCTAAACTTGAACGAAAACGCGAGATTCACCGTCTCCGTCGAGAACCCCAACAAACTACAGTTCAAAATGAAGAACAAGACGATGAATTCTATGACGAGGACGATACTGAGTACGAATATGAACCATCGGCAGAGTCGACATATTCACAACCGCGCGATCGTCGACAGAGGACAGTGTCATCTGCCGAAGTCTCGCGTCAGACAGAATCCATAGAATCTATCTCTCACGAGGAGTTCGCTAAAATGCAGGAAGAAATCGCCCAGATGCTTACCTTGATGAGAAATCAGGCAGGGTTTGAAACCGTCTCCGAGAGCCCCCTATCATTGGTGCTCGAGAAGGCACGCATCGACATGACATTGAAAACTCCAACCCTTGATCATTTCGACGGATCCTCGGACCCGTTAGCATTCCTCAATACCTTCGATGGACGTATGGCCTTCTTCGGCCACTCAGAGGTCGCTCGATGTCAATTCTTCTCTACTTGCCTCCAGGGTACCACCCTTCGATGGTACAACAACTTACCCCCTCGGTCGATCGACTCATGGGCGGCCCTAAAAAGCAAGTTTCAAGCTCGTTTTTCCAGTAACTACAAAGGAATAAAGGTCACAGCTTCCCTAATGACAATGCACCAACGCTCAGGAGAAAGTCTCCGAAGTTTTCTAACACGATTCAGAGAAGAAATAGCAGAGATTCCAGATCTAATCGAGCAAATGGCAGTCAATTTTCTGACAACAGGCATTGATAAATCTCGCCATGGTTTACTCTTAGAGGAGATCTTTGAGAAAAGACCGAAAACCTTACAAGCAGAATTTCAAATTATAGAACATCGCATGATGCTCCAAGAGGCAGTAAGCTGCATACAGTCCCCCAAACGCTCCTCCAGATATGAACGGCGACGCAACTACAGTCCGCGATCTTCCGCGCGTGACAGATGTCAAGAACGTCGCCGTTCGCCACCTGGTCATACTGTCGAGCATCAACCAAGGGACAGAAGAGAGAGAGACTGGCAACCCCGCAGTCGACCAGAAAAAGAATTTACCAAGCTTAACACTGAGAAAATGACCATCTTAGCGGTCCTAAAGACAGAGCCGGACTATCGTCCGCCAAGACCCATGAAACCGGGTCATCCTCCAAGCTCCAGATACTGCGATTACCATGAGGATACAGGCCACACGACTGAACAATGCTTTCAACTAAGCAACCTCATCGAAGGGAAAATTCGCCGAGGACAACTAGTGCATTATGTACAGCGGGAAGATTCTCCTCGACGCCATAGACGAGTTGAAGAAGATCGGGTAATTGACGTTATCTTTGGTGGTGTGGCAGCTGGAGGACTCTCTTATAATTCCCGAAAAAGCTATGCCCGTGAGGTTTTTAATGTCAACCCACCGACATCCAAACGCACCCGAGCAAATTCTTCCCCTGTCATTTCATTCTCAGACGATGACTACCGCCCTGGTCTCATCGAAGTCCATCAGGACGCCCTTGTCATCACCACCCGGGTGGGAAACAACATGGTAAAAAAGATGCTGGTCGACAACGGCAGCTCCGTCGATGTTCTATACCATCATGCCTTCTCCCGAATGGACCTCGGGGATCGACGCCTAGAGAATGCTCGAACGCCTCTATATGGTTTTACAGGGAATGAAGTACATGTAGTTGGGACAGTCGACATGCCGGTGCTTTTTGGTTCTCCCGCCATACTGGGACGAACAACGATCACCGCCCTTCGGGCCATTACTTCCATCTCCCATTTGAAAATGAAGTTCCCCACAGACTTTGGTGTAGGAGAAATGGTTGGTGATCAAGCAACGGCTAGGCAGTGTTACCTAACCACTGTTTCTCCAAGGAAAAGGACAGATGAAGAGTTAGAGGTCAATCAAGTACTTGCCATCGATCCAAGAGAATTGATCGACAAATCCACAAGCAATTCATGCTCCCCTCTCGAGGAAACAGAAGATATAGAAGTATTTGAAGGAAACTCCAATAAAACAACAAGAATTGGCAAGAATCTCTCCTCAGATCTCAAAAAAGAAATCACGAATCTTATCCGGGAATTCTCCGACATTTTTGTTTGGGTCCCGAAGGACATGCCCGGTATTCCGGAGGCCGTTGCTCGACACTCGCTGCACATTAATAAGGACACTAGGCCTGTGCGACAGAAACAACGCATATTCTCGGCCGAGGAAAGAGCCGCCATCGACCAAGAGGTCGAAAGACTACTCGACGCCGGCTTCATCGAGCCTGTGCAATTCCCCACATGGATATCGAATGTGGTCCTAGTTAAGAAAAGCAATGGGAAGTGGAGAATGTGCATTGATTACTCAGATGTTAATAGGGCGTGCCCCAAAGATTTTTACCCTTTGCCCAATATCGACCAACTCATCGACGCCACAGCGGGAAATGAACTCCTATCCTTTATGGACGCCTTTTCAGGGTATAATCAAATTAAAATGGATTCCCACGACTGGCAACAAACTGCTTTCATCACACACAGGGGAGTCTTTGGTTACAAAGTAATGTCCTTCGGATTAATCAATGCAGGCGCTACTTTTCAGCAGACGATGGATAAATTATTCTCCTCGCAGATAGGAAGAAACATGCTGATATACGTCGATGACatgattacaaagtcaaaagttGCTTCTGATCATGTGACAGACCTTCGAGAAACGTTCACCAACATAAGGGCAAACAACATGCGACTAAACCCTGCAAAGTGTTCATTCGGCCTTACAGCAAGTAAATTCTTGGGGTTCCTGGTCACCCAGAAAGGCATCGAGGCCGACCCAGCTCAGGCAAAAGCTATTCTGGAAATGAGCAAACCAAGATCCATCAAAGACTTACAAAAACTCACAGGGTGTATAGCCGCGCTTCGAAGGTTCATCCCTCAATCCTCAAAGAGGTGCCTCCCCTTTTTTTCTGCAATGAAGAAAGCTTCTAAATCATCACAGTTTGAATGGAATGAAGATTGTGAAAAGAATTTTATGAAATTAAagatatttttgaaaaatcctCCAGTTTTAACTCGGCCCTTAACAGGCGAACCTCTACGAGTATATCTCTCAGCTTCCGATGAAACTGTCGCGACAGTATTAGTCCGTGTCGATGAGGGAAAAAATATCCCTGTATATTACATTAGCCACTCACTCCGAGACGCGGAAACAAGATACCCACAAGTCGAGAAACTTGTATACGCTCTTGTTGTCGCGAGCCGTAAGCTTCGTCATTATTTTCAAGCGAGAGAAATCCATGTTCTCACCAATCTACCTCTGAAAAGAATCCTGCACAAGCCCGACATAACAGGCAGGCTTGCAGCCTGGACCATAGAGTTAAGCCAGTTCTATATCGAGTACAAACCTCGAACGGCGATCAAAGCCCAAGTTCTCTCGGATTTCGTCACTGAATGCCAGTTCAAATCCAAGGCACATAAACCAGAAGACGACCAATCTCGCCTGTGGCTTTTGTTTATTGATGGCTCCTCGACATCTAACTCTGAAGGAGCAGGGGTCATATTGATCAGTCCAGAAGGATTCAAAATCCAACAGGCTCTCAAGTTCGGGTTCTCCGCCACAAACAACGTGGCCGAGTACGAGGTACTCATCGCCGGACTAAAGCTCGCATCCGATCTCGAGGCAGAGGTCATCGACATATTTGGGGATTCTCAGTTGGTTTCCAAACAGATAAGTGGTGAATTTAAGACGCATAATGAAAGGATGGCCCGATATTTGACAAGAACACAAGAGCTTCTTAATAAATTTTCTTCATGGAAAATGTCAAATGTCGACAGGGAGGAGAACCAGTGGGCTGACTCTCTGGCCAAACTGGCATCTTCCAATCTCCCTACTAATCTCAGCCCAACATACGTCGATGTTTTGGAGACCCCCTCCATCGACGAAGTGTCAGTTAATCAAATCCAGGCTAGGCTCGATTGGCGCCAACCTTTCCTTGAATACATAATCGACAACAAGTTGCCGGAGCATAAGACGGAATCCCGCACTCTTATATTCAAAGCCAGGAACTACTGTGTTGTGGGTTCGGTGTTATATCGACGTGCCCTCTCTGAGCCTCTACTCTGTTGCTTGTCCCCGGAAGAGGCCCTCCAAGCGATCGTAGAAATACATACGGGAATCTGTGGTGAGCATCTAGGAGGAAAGACCTTAGCCCTTAAAATTATCCGACAAGGTCTATTCTGGCCCACAATTAGAAAGGATTGTGAAGATTACGTCAAAAAATGTCAAGCATGCCAACTTCATGGAAATGTAAACCGTCGACCCACGACTGAGCTAAATTCGATTCTCAGCCCGTGCCCCTTTTTCCAATGGGGAATAGATATTGTGGGTCCCTTCCCAAAATCAAAGAATCAGTGCCAATACATCATAGTCGCCGTGGATTACGCAACCAAATGGGTCGAAGCAAAACCCCTTGCTAAAATTTGA